From the Methanosphaera cuniculi genome, one window contains:
- a CDS encoding restriction endonuclease subunit S: SLYVDIKKYLLKNLFVHEDEKSFLRFKRYDDILQRVSLSEILEESKIKSKDDINKRISVKLNLKGVVKRIPNTNEIEGATTQYLRKKGQFIYGKQNLYKGAFGIVPSNLDGYLSSSDIPSFDFIKLIDEMWLFYYLSDKDYYTKLERLSTGTGSKRISPEDFLKIKINIPSIEEQKEISNMLKFFDHKIENIKKQIFLFSKFKKGLLQRMFC; encoded by the coding sequence ATTCGTTATATGTAGATATTAAGAAGTATTTATTGAAAAATTTATTTGTTCATGAAGATGAAAAATCTTTTTTACGATTTAAAAGGTATGATGATATTTTACAGAGAGTTTCTTTAAGTGAAATATTAGAAGAATCTAAGATAAAGTCAAAAGATGATATAAATAAGCGTATTAGTGTAAAACTTAATTTGAAAGGTGTTGTTAAAAGAATTCCAAATACTAATGAAATTGAAGGTGCTACAACTCAATATTTAAGAAAAAAAGGACAATTTATATATGGTAAGCAAAATTTATATAAGGGAGCTTTTGGTATTGTACCTTCTAATTTAGATGGTTATCTAAGTTCTAGTGATATACCTTCATTTGATTTTATAAAACTAATAGATGAAATGTGGCTATTTTATTATTTATCTGATAAAGATTATTATACTAAATTAGAACGTTTGTCAACAGGAACTGGATCTAAAAGAATTTCACCAGAAGATTTTCTGAAAATTAAAATTAACATACCTTCTATAGAAGAACAAAAAGAAATATCAAATATGTTAAAATTTTTTGACCATAAAATAGAAAATATTAAAAAACAAATATTTTTATTTTCTAAGTTTAAAAAAGGTTTATTACAGAGAATGTTTTGTTAA